CCTAACGGCCCGTCGAGATAATTTAGAATTAACTATCACCATAACTGCCACTTCTCCCAATACCGAATATAGCCTCGATTATCGTCCAACGGGAACCCCGATTGCTTCCCCTAGTCCTTCCCCTATTTCTTCCCCTATTTCTTCCCCTTTACCCAATCTTAATCCCACCAGTTTTAACGATCTCGAATCCTTACCTAATCCCTTAAAAAGCCACATTCAAGACTTAGCTAGATTAGGAGTATTAACAGGTAATAACAATCAGTTTAACCCTAATGATACAATAACGCGCCGAGAATTTGCTCGCTGGTTGTTACAGGCTAATAATGCCATTTATGCTAATGTAGCGGGTAAACAAATCCGTTTAGCTACTCCCAATAGTTCCCCAGCTTTTAGTGATGTTAAAAATAACGATCCCGATTATATTTATATTCAAGGATTAGCGGAAGCGGGGTTAATTCCCTCTCCTTTAACGGGAGATAGTAGCGCCCTTTTATTTCGTCCCAATGCTCCTTTAACCCGGGAAGATTTAATCGCTTGGAAAGTGCCATTAGATATTAGAAAAGCTTTACCGAGTGCCAATCTTGATACGATTAAAAATACTTGGGGTTTTCAGGATACTAATAAAATTAACCCGCAGCTGGTGCGCGCTCTTTATGCCGATTTTCAAAATGCCGAACAAGCCAATATTCGGCGAGTTTTTGGTTTTACTACCCTATTTCAGCCAAAAAGACCAGTAACTCGCGCTGAAGCTGCCGCTACTTTATGGTATTTTGGTTTTCAGGGTGATGGTGTTTCTGCTGCCGATGCTTTGCAGGGTCAAGATACGCAACAGAGTGGGGTTAATTGAAATTTGTCCATAAAAATTAAGGGTGTGTTAGGAAAATACAAGCACTCTTTTTGACATTTCTTCATATCTATTCAGAAAAATTAACAAAGGATTCTTGACCCTGCAGCTAGGGGAATATTTTATCCTAAAGATATAACTCTGCTGCAGGGGATTTTCTTGCTGACTTCCGCTGCTATTAAAATTATGACCCATCAAACTCTCAAACTCGCCGGGATGAGTTGCGCTGGTTGTGCTGATTCGATCGAACGGATAATTAAATCTATCCCCGGAGTGATTCGATGTCAAGTTAATTTTGGCATGGAACAGGTGGATGTGGACTATGATCCCAAGCGTACCGATCTTAACACTATTCAAGCAAAAGTTAGTGATGCCGGTTTCCAAGCTACACCGATAACAGAAATTAATCTCGAATCCAGGCCAGAAAAAGAACTTCTCACCAAACTATCGATCGCTATTGTTATTAGTATTATACTTTTTATCGGTTCTTTGCCGATGATGACGGGTTTATCTCTATCTTTTATTCCCCACTGGTTACACGCTCCCTTATTCCAATTAATTCTCGCTACTCCCGTCCAATTTTGGTGTGGTCAAAGTTTTTATAAAAATGCTTGGAAAGCCTTTAAAAACCGCACTGCCACCATGGACACTTTAGTAGTTTTGGGAACCAGTGCCGCCTATTTTTATTCCCTGTTTTTAACCTTCGGGAGCGATTTTATCGAAAAACAGGGGTTTGATTCCCATGTCTATTACGAAGCATCAGCTATCGTCATTACTCTGATTTTACTCGGTCGTTTCCTCGAAAAACGTGCCAGAAAAGAAACGGCCGCCGCTATTAAACAATTAATGGGATTACAGGCAAAAACTGCTAGGGTAATTAGGGAAGAACAGACGCTAGATATACCAATAGAAGAGGTGAAGGTAGGAGATATAATTTTAGTGCGTCCGGGAGAAAAAATTCCCGTCGATGGCATAATTATCCAGGGCAGTTCTAGCATTGATGAATCGATGGTGACAGGGGAAAGTTTACCCGTGCGAAAAACCGTCAATCAACAGGTAATCGGTGCGACAATTAATAAAACCGGTAGCCTACAAATGCAAGCGTTACGGGTGGGAAAAGATACGGTTTTAGCTCAGATTGTCCAATTAGTACAAACCGCACAAGCATCAAAAGCACCTATACAAAGATTAGTCGATCGAGTGACCGCTTATTTTGTGCCGGTGGTGATGATTATTGCGGTAATAACTTTCTTATTTTGGATTCTCCGCACGGGTAATCTCACCCTCGCTTTGATTACAATGGTGGAAGTCCTAATTATCGCTTGTCCCTGTGCGCTAGGATTAGCTACACCTACCTCGATTATGGTGGGAACAGGACAGGGAGCAAAACAGGGAATTTTAATTAAAAATGCCGAAAGTTTAGAATTAGCCCATGGCATCACTACCATTGTCCTCGATAAAACGGGAACTCTCACCCAGGGTAAACCAACGGTGACGGACTTCTTGACTCGCGAGGGGGTGGGGGATGGACGGGAATTATCGCTGCTGCAGTTAGTCGTATCGGTGGAGAATCATTCTGAACATCCGTTAGGAGAAGCAATAGTTAAATATGGGCGGTTAAACGCCATTAAAACCCTAGAAGTAACCGAATTTGACTCAATAACTGGGGCAGGAGTGCAGGGAAAAGTCGGGTCGGATTTCGTGCAAATCGGTACACAACAATGGTTAGAACGTCAAGGAGTTGAAACAAAAGTTCTTAAAAAAGTCGCCCACGATTGGGAATGGCAGAAAAAAACCGTGGCTTGGATAGCGGTTAACGGGGGTTTAGAGGGGGTGATCGCCATTTCCGACGTTTTAAAACCTTTTTCTTCCTCAGTGGTCGCCAAGCTCAAAAAAATGGGCTTAGAGGTGATGATGATGACGGGGGACAACCTCGAAACCGCAGAGGCGATCGCCAGCGAGTTGGGTATCCGGCGCTTTTTTGCCGCACTCCGTCCCCAAGAAAAAGCCGAAAAAATTGAATATTTGCAGAAAAAAGGGAAAATTGTCGCCATGGTTGGAGATGGCATCAATGATGCGATCGCATTGGCGCAAGCGGACTTAGGTATTGCCATTGGCACAGGGACCGATGTAGCGATCGCCGCCAGCGATATAACCTTAATTTCGGGAGATTTACAGGGAATTGTGACCGCTATTGAGTTAAGTCG
This portion of the Microcystis aeruginosa NIES-2549 genome encodes:
- a CDS encoding S-layer homology domain-containing protein; the encoded protein is MVKTVSKFIRYSTMITLLGILAACSGNPALENRLAADPNLQTNPISENSPNNKQLPTNFPAEIPRYSQSELLSVQTNPDNTGGQTRWQSNDPSNAIEAFYQQELVNNNWEIITPFSGEGVNSTLTARRDNLELTITITATSPNTEYSLDYRPTGTPIASPSPSPISSPISSPLPNLNPTSFNDLESLPNPLKSHIQDLARLGVLTGNNNQFNPNDTITRREFARWLLQANNAIYANVAGKQIRLATPNSSPAFSDVKNNDPDYIYIQGLAEAGLIPSPLTGDSSALLFRPNAPLTREDLIAWKVPLDIRKALPSANLDTIKNTWGFQDTNKINPQLVRALYADFQNAEQANIRRVFGFTTLFQPKRPVTRAEAAATLWYFGFQGDGVSAADALQGQDTQQSGVN
- a CDS encoding heavy metal translocating P-type ATPase; this encodes MTHQTLKLAGMSCAGCADSIERIIKSIPGVIRCQVNFGMEQVDVDYDPKRTDLNTIQAKVSDAGFQATPITEINLESRPEKELLTKLSIAIVISIILFIGSLPMMTGLSLSFIPHWLHAPLFQLILATPVQFWCGQSFYKNAWKAFKNRTATMDTLVVLGTSAAYFYSLFLTFGSDFIEKQGFDSHVYYEASAIVITLILLGRFLEKRARKETAAAIKQLMGLQAKTARVIREEQTLDIPIEEVKVGDIILVRPGEKIPVDGIIIQGSSSIDESMVTGESLPVRKTVNQQVIGATINKTGSLQMQALRVGKDTVLAQIVQLVQTAQASKAPIQRLVDRVTAYFVPVVMIIAVITFLFWILRTGNLTLALITMVEVLIIACPCALGLATPTSIMVGTGQGAKQGILIKNAESLELAHGITTIVLDKTGTLTQGKPTVTDFLTREGVGDGRELSLLQLVVSVENHSEHPLGEAIVKYGRLNAIKTLEVTEFDSITGAGVQGKVGSDFVQIGTQQWLERQGVETKVLKKVAHDWEWQKKTVAWIAVNGGLEGVIAISDVLKPFSSSVVAKLKKMGLEVMMMTGDNLETAEAIASELGIRRFFAALRPQEKAEKIEYLQKKGKIVAMVGDGINDAIALAQADLGIAIGTGTDVAIAASDITLISGDLQGIVTAIELSRATMRNIKENLFFAFIYNLIAIPIAAGVLYPFLLNPIIAGAAMALSSLSVVTNALRLRRIHPRVGR